In Acidisarcina polymorpha, the DNA window GCGTGGAGGTAGAAGATGCCGAGCTTCCGGTTAGCCTCAAAACCAGCAGGCGCTGCCACCAGAGCAGCGCGTAGTTCGCTCTCCGAACCATCCACTTTACTGGCGCTCTCCAGATGGGGCGAGGAGCTGTTTTCCAGGGACTTCGATTTCAACGCTGAGGTTTCGCGTGCAAGCGCTTCGCTCGTTCGCAAACTGGCATCCGAGCCATGACCGCCGACCGCAGTCCAGTCGGTCACGCCCGCCACGGTAAAGTTAGGCTTGTCGGCGAACTCCATCGCATCCGTCGGGGCTCCAGAAGAACCCGCGTTCTCGGAGGGACTTGTTCCTGAAGCTGCTAAGACCAGGTCTATCCTGAGCTCGCCTCCTGTGGCTGATACAACCACCGGGATAGCAGCGCGCAATGAGGACTTCTCTGCGCTGATCACATATGCCCCGGCTTTAATCCCTGAGAAGGCAAAATTGCCAAGCGCATCGGTGTGCGTCTCGGTCGTAGCAGCGGCGCTCTGTTGCCGCAGCCGGACAATTACGTCTGCAACTGGTTTTTTCGCGCTATCGAGAACCTGACCTTGGACGATATCAGAGCTGGATGGCTGGGCGCCAGCTCCCTTCGCCAGAGCCAACCCCGTCACCATAAGGATGAAAAAGAGCCTAGAAATTCCCGGGAGGCGCCACAGATCCCGGATTGCATGCGACGGCCGCAAGGCGTTACCCATTTACGAAGAACTTGACCAGACTACCTCGTGAATTCTACTAGCTCGCGTTGCTGCTCCGGTAGCAACCGCTTCGGCTGTTGACCACGCCCGCGATCATGAGCGAATACTGAGCATGCTTAATACAACATTTGGCTCTCGATAAACTCTTCAGGAGTTCCATCCTGGGGATTTACAAAAATAACGTCTCTCGGGTCTCGTCGTGGCGTATCCACGGAGAAAACGACAAATGGTTCCTCCAGAATCTCACTGGTGCCGTGGACGGTACCCTTCTTGAAGAAGACCAGTTGCCCGGGCCCAAGTTCAAACCCAGGCATCTCGCCCAGGAAGAAGCGCGCCCGTCCGGAAACCACCAATAAATACTCGTCGCAGGTTGCGTGATAATGGGCAGGCACCCTGGTGTAGACGCGGAAAACCCGGGCGCTTGCCTCCGGCTCATCCGTAAGGCGCGTGTCGATCAGCATCGTACGGGCTTCGTCGGGAAAAGCTTTGGCGATCGCGTGAATATCGAAGACCGCTGACTTTTGAGACGACTGGGCATTGGGGCTTTCAGACATTTGTGACCTCACTCTTCGAGGACGAACAACGTCGCATGTTTGTTCCCTTTGAACTACGAATTCGTGCCTCCTCCGACGCTCGCGCCATGACAGACTGAAAGAGTGAATGATCTGCATTTACCGCCCGATCCACTTCCTTGCGAGGCCGCATGAGTGGACGACCGCGACTGTTGCCCGGCCTGCGCGTAAGCGAGGGGTTTATGCAGCATCCCTTCGACGCCGCAGCCGGCGTCCAGACCAGCGGCCTGGTGAGCGGCCGCAATCTGAAGACGGGACACGCTCACGACCGGCACAACACCGCCTATTATGGCGTGGCGCCATCGGTCTTTCGGGAGCTGTGCAGACGCTGGCTTGGCTCGTCTCCGCAGATCCAGTCCTCACAAATCAAGCTGGAAGACCGCACTTTTATTGACTTCGGCGCCGGAATGGGCCGAGCCATGCTCCTCGCGGCCGAGCTGCCGTTTCGCGAAGTCCTCGGGGTCGAGATCAATCCTTTCCTGGGCCGGATCGCGGAAAAGAACATCGCTATTCAGCTTCAGTCCGAACAGCCCCGATGTTCGATGCGTCTGCTTCGTCAGGACGTTCTCGACTTCGAGTTTCCCGACAATCCTTGTGTCGCATTCCTCTTCAACCCCTTCAGCGGCACAGTCCTTCGGCGTCTCTTGAAGCGAATCGGGTCCGCATTCGAAGCTAGACCCGGAACGCTGGACCTGCTCTATGTCAACCATGAGTTCAAGTCGGTATTAGGGCAACATCGAGGCTTCGTTCAACTCTGGAGCGGAGACATCTTCAAATCGAGCGAGGACGAAGAGGCCGACCGCAACATCCTGCAGAACCAGCCTGACGGGGAGTATGCCGCCAGCGAGTACGAATCTTGTTCGATTTTTCGCTGGGTGGGCGTTCCTCGGTTGACACTTCCCCGGCACCGCAATGATGTCCGTGGCCCGTACAATCAAGAACGCATGACTACAAAACACTCCGGAACAATCCCTAAGCATTCGCCAAAACCCAGGGTCGGAATTTTATTCGGTGGCCGCAGCGGCGAACACGAAATCTCCTTGCTCTCAGCAGCCTCGATATTGAAGGCCATCGACCGGGAGCGCTACGAGGTCGTACCGCTCGGCATTACCAAAGAAGGCCGCTGGATTACCGCACAAAACGCCGAAGCCTTGCTCGCAGGCGACGCTGGGGCCCTACTGCTAGTCAGTTCTGCCAACCCTGATGCACCTGCCCCTGCCCGTGTGGAAGCGACAATTCAGCCGACCGCGCTCAGTCAATCACTGCACGTCGATGTCATCTTTCCGGTGCTGCACGGCACCTTCGGCGAGGACGGCACCATCCAGGGACTCTTCGAACTTGCGGACATTGCGTATGTCGGGTCCGGCGTGCTCGGTTCGGCCGCCGCCATGGACAAAGACATCATGAAGCAGCTCTTTGCCGCAGCGGGTCTGCCTATCCCGAAACACGTGGGTATCCTCCGCAAAGAGTGGAAGGCTGCACCCAGGAAAGTCATCAAACGTGCGGAAGATGCACTGAAATATCCAATGTTCGTGAAGCCGGCGAACCTGGGCTCCTCGGTGGGAATCAGCAAGGTCCATGATCGCAGGGAACTTGGTCCGGCCATCGATCTGGCGGCCACTTACGACCGCAAGATCGTGATCGAACAGGGCGTCGGAGGCGCAAAAGGAAAAGCTCGAGAGTTAGAGGTCGCCGTGCTCGGCAACGATGAACCTCTCGCCTCGGTCGTCGGCGAAATCGTTCCCGGCAAAGAGTTCTACGACTACGAAGCCAAGTATCTCAGCGAAGGTTCGGTGCCGATCATCCCCGCAAAACTGACAAGATCTGAATCGAAGCAGGTTCGCCAGATGGCGATCGCCGCCTTTCGCGCCTGCGACTGTTCGGGTCTAGCCCGGGTTGATTTCCTGATGGAGCCCCAGGCCAAATCTGGCAAGCCGCCTCGCATCTACGTCAATGAGGTCAATACCATGCCTGGATTTACCAAAATCAGCATGTATCCAAAACTGTGGGAAGCTTCTGGAATCGCCTATACGCAACTTATCGACAGGCTCATCGAGCTGGCCTTGGAGCGACGAGCGGAAAAAGACGAGACCAAATACAGCCGATAGAGCAACCGCAGGGAACTGGTGACAAGCCGGCGGTGTCAATTTAGATTGGAACTGCTCTGAGACAGCGCCGCTTGGCAAGCCCTTCTTGCGGCGACCCAAGAGTGCATCTTAGGCATGAGAGCACTTTGACTTCCGGGGCATGCAAGGCCGTCGGTCAGTGCGTTGCTTTTTAGCCAGAAAGCCACACCTCGCAACTCTCGGCTGTGATTAGAAGTGAGAATGCTCTAGAGGGAAGACAGAACGATGACGCTGCTCGATGCACCGCAGTACAACGAAAAACGGGCCAAGCTGGTTCGCAACCTCTCGATTGCTGCCCTGGTCATCGTTCTCGTCGGCGGTTTTTGCACGTTCTGGTTCTGGAATTGGCCGGCGGAACACCGCATCAACAATTTCATGGCCGTCGTCGAATCTGGCGATTTTGCCAAGGGCTTTGCCGAATGGAATCGAGACCCCAATTGGCAGAAACATCCTCAGCAATACTCGGCCTATGACTTTGACCAATTCCAGAAGGACTGGGGTCCCATGAGCGAGTACGGCAAGATTCGCAGCCACAAGCTGCTCATGGCCAAATCAGTCGGAAACGGCACGGTGGTCGGCATGGTGATCAACGGAGACACGGCCCACCCCTTGTTTCTCCGCGTGGACAACAAAACCAAGACGATCGGATTCTCGCCAGTCGAACTCTACGTAGGCCCGTAACGAATGATGGAAGCCGGGTCATGCTTTCAGGCGACGAGAGACCGGCGAAATCAACCAGTCGATCCTGCCGAGTCCCCGCTGATGCGAGTTGTTTCACGCTCCTGCAATCATCTCGATTGCGTGATTTAAGGTCGCCGCGTCCTGCACGTGAGCATGCTGCTGCTCCCGGTCGATCTGACGAACCAGACCGCTCAGAACCTTGCCTGGACCAACCTCCAGGAAGAGGTCCGGCTTTTCCGCGATCAACAGCTGCATCGATTCCACCCAGCGTACCGCGCCAGTCACCTGCCGGATCAGCGCGTCCCGCAGCGCCTCTGCTTCGGTGCTAAAGACTGCACCGACATTGACCACGACTGGAATCCTGGCGGCAGTGAACGACATTTCCTTCAGCAAAACCGCCAGCCTGTCCTGCGCCGGCTGCATCAGCGGGCAGTGGAATGGGGCGCTTACCGCCAGCAGGACCGCCTTGCGTGCACCACGCTCTTTCGCAAGAGCAATGGCGCGCTCCACGGCTGTAGTTGTCCCTGAAACCACGATCTGCGAAGGGGAATTGATGTTCGCCGTGGCCACGATCTCCCCCGTCTCAGCCGACGCGTCGACGCATGCCTTCAGCACCTCGTCTGCCGCCATGCCGAGAATGGCCGCCATCGCACCTTTTCCCGCCGGGACCGCCTCTTGCATGTAGCGTCCCCGCTCCCGGACCGTCTCCACGCCATCGGCAAAGGTGATTGCGCCGGCCGCAACGTTGGCGGAATATTCGCCTAGAGAATGACCGGCTGCGTAGCTCGGAGTGACACCCTTCTCCGCGAGAACGCGCTGCGCCGCAACCGACACTGTGAAAATCGCTGGCTGCGTGTTTTCAGTCAAACGAAGCTCTTCTTCGGGCCCCTCGAAACACAGTTTCGAAAGCGAAAACCCGAGAACATCATCGGCTTCCTCGAAGGTTTGCCGCGCTACCGGGAAATTCTCATAGAGGTCGTGGCCCATACCGACGGATTGCGAACCCTGGCCAGGGAAAAGAAATGCGAGTTTCTTATCGATCATGTCAGTGGTTATTCAAACGGAGTTCCCTGGAGGATGCAAGCCCGGACAAGACTCATATTTCCCAGACTCATACTTCCCAGACTCATCTCTTCAAGAGATGCCGTCCTTCCAGTCAAGGAGATGCTGCTTCCCGTCCGACCCTGAATGACAAGTGTCACCCCATCTTGCTGACAAACGCCTCTACACGAGCTTCGTGAGCATAGCCATACTTGTTTTCAGAGTGGCGATCGCCACAGGAGCGCAATCATGACACAGACTGGCAAAACGGCAGCGGCGGTTTCGGGGAGGGCAATAGGGGTGCTTTTCTTGGCGGGCTTCGGGTCCATCTGGTTGTTGAACGGCCTGACCGCCCTGCACCGTCTCAACGCCATTAGCCTGGGAGCAGTTGTGATGATCCTCGCGGTCTTCGCCATCCCCGCGCTACGGCTGCTGCGCATGGCTGGCAAGCGTGACGCTCATGCAGAGGCAACTCCGGAAGAACGTCAAACCAGGCGCGTGTTGCTTCGCGTCAACGCCACGCAAGGGGTGGCTATCATCGTTTCCGTCTGGCTGCTGAACGCCATCCATCGCGGAGAATTTGTTGCCCCGGTGATCGCATTCATCGTCGGAATGCATTTATTCCCGCTGGCGGAGCTCTTCAACTATGCACCCTATAACGTGGCCGGAACCCTGCTGGTGGGCTGGTCAACTGTGGCCGTCACCATCCTGCCACCGGAGCTGCTTTCTTCGATTGGAGCGTTGGGGACGGCGATCATTCTACTGGGAAGCGCGGCATACACACTGATGTCCGCAAGCAGGGCCGCACGAGCAACGCCAAGTTCCCCCAGATTGACCCATCAGACCGCTTGAACGGTTCCTTCTGAGATCCCTTACTGAAGCGGCAAGCCGAATCGGTTTGCGGGAGGAGGATCGATCGGGCGCTGAGAAAACTCGCGCTCGATACGATCGTTGATCCCGGCTTGCGCGAACTCGGCTGCCACCCGAATCCCATTCATGATAGCCCGGTCATTCGATGACCCGTGGCCAACGATGCAGACGCCCCGAACCCCTAACAACGGTGCCCCGCCATACTCGCGATAGTCGAGCCGCTTTTTGAATTCCTTGAGGGCCTTTCGAGAGAGCAGGGCGCCTGCCTGGGCAGTCACCGTGCGGGTGAGGGACTCGCGAAGCATCTCGCTCACCAGCCGGCCTAGTCCCTCCGAAGTCTTGAGCGCAACGTTGCCGACAAAGCCGTCGCAAACGATCACGTCGGCGTTGCCGTTATAAATATCGCGGCCTTCGACGTTCCCGATGAAGTTGATGGGCAACTGCTTGAGCAAGCCGTACGCCTCGCGAGTGAGTTCGTTGCCCTTACTCTCTTCTTCGCCGATCGAAAGCAGGCCCACCCGGGGACGAGCGATCTTGAGCACACTTCGCGAGTACATCTCACCCATTACCGCGAATTGTTCAAGATTCTGAGGCTTGCATTCCACGTTGGCGCCGACGTCGAGCAAGACGCAGGGGGATCCGGAGGAGGTCGGCAGGATGGCTGTCAGCGCCGGACGATCCACCCCAGGAAGCGCACCTAACACCATCTTCGCCGTCGCCATCGCAGCGCCCGTGTTGCCGGCGGTGAGAAATCCGGCGGCGCGCTTCTCACGCACTATTTTGAGCCCGACACGCATCGAGCTATCGCGCTTATTGCGCACCGCAACGGCAGCCTTTTCGTCCATGCCAATCCGCTCGGTTGCATTCACGACGTGAATAGGCAGGCGCTCGCCCTTAAGATAATCATCGAGGGTGGCGCGCAGCGCAGCTTCCGGGCCGACTAAATGGACGCGTACCGCATGCTCGCGGCAAGCCAGAATCGCGCCGCGAACCTCGGGCTCCGGCGCCTTGTCCGATCCCATCGCATCGAGAACGATGTCAGTCAACGCGATCTTAGGCCATGCTGGCTGGGACATCATGGATGCGTGGTAGGACTAGCTTGCTTCCTTAACTTCCAGGACGTCGCGGCCTTTATAGGTGCCGCATTTAGGGCATGCGCGGTGCGGTAGCTTGCGCTCGTGACAGTTGGGGCATTCGGAGAGCCCGACCGCAGTCAGGCCGTCATGCGCGCGGCGTTTGGAGGTGCGGGCCTTGGAGTGGCGCCGCTTTGGGTTTGCCATTACAAATTCCTTTCATACGCGTCCCCTGAGCGGCATCACGCACGCTGACAGGTCACGGAACCACATTCTTGATAATGCCTTGAAGCCATCTTAGTGTCTGATCCGAGTGCGCAAGTTGGAGAGCGCCGACCATCGAGGATCGGTCAGGGTCTCGCTGCAAGTGCATGTTTCGGAATTCAGATGCCGTCCGCAATGAGGGCAAAGCCCTTTACAGTCCTCGCGGCACAGGGTCTTCGCTGGAAGCGACAGCAACACCTGCTCACGCAGGATGTCTTCCAGCAAAACACCATCTTTCTGATAATACCCGATTTCAGTCTCAGAGGTGGTAATGGAATGCTCCGAAGCGTCCCCATCTGCCCCGGTTGGCCGAAAAAGCAGGTCAAACTGGCCCACCAACGGATGTTCGACGGGGTCCAGGCAGCGGGCGCAGAGCACCTCGAAGCGACCCTTGTAACTCGAGCGGACGCGGATATCGTCCACCAGCTGCCCCGGCCCGCGGTGCTCGACAATTAAGTCGGCGCGTCCTTCGACGGCAAGCGGGTCAAGCTGCCGTATATCGAAGCCGTATTCGATGGAGCCGGGTTCAAAAGTCTGATTGAACTCGAGTGGATCTTTCTGAAGAGCAAGAACCGTGATCAACATGGCATGTGCGGAGCCTCTTGGTACGAAACTCCCTATTTCAAGGGTAACATCTGAAAATCTGGGCCGGCCAGCGAGAGGCATACTGAAGGGTCTTCTGAAACAGACTTGAAGGACTCAGGGGTTCGTTTCACGAAGCCGCCTCCATCCTTCTCCAAGAAACAGCCGGATCGAGGCGACGCCGGCCGCCCCCGCAGCGGCACATTGATTCGCGTTCTCTACCGTGACCCCGCCCAGCGCAAGCACCGGAAGCGCGCGCTCGGCCGCCCCCTGGTGACCGGCGCGGCACGCCGCTGCCAGAAGATCGAGACCGACTCCACAGGTTGCGCCCTTCCCGGGTATGTTTTTGTGGAAGACGGGAGCGAAGAGCGCGAGGGTAGCCCCGGCCGAAGCCGCGGCGGAGACCTCTTCTGTCGAATGGCACGAAACGCTGACGGGCGTGCTCGCGGCAAAGCTCCTCCGGATCAGCGAGATGGCGGCAGCCAACTGCTCCGCGCTTAATCCTCCGGTCAAATGGACGCCATTTGCCCCGGATCCGGCGAGAATCCCCGCGGCTGAATCTGGTCTCGAGTTGACGAAAACCTGGGTAGAACCCCCACTCTGGCGACAAGCGCGAACAATCCCGGCAGCCAAGGAGATGAGCGCGGCAACGGGCAAGTCTTTCTCGCGGACCTGGATGTAGTCGACTCCGCCGGCGCTCCATTGCGCAGCCAGCGAGAGGAGGATGCGCTCGCATTCACCGCAATTGCCAGCGAGCGAATTGCGGTCGGTAATGGCGTATAGGAGCATAAGAACGATTCCAAACAGGCTTCTAGCGCGAGCCCAGAATGGTGCGTAGCTCGTTGCTTGTCTCTACTTTACGAATATTCACGCAGGGAAAACAAAGCTCGCGCTGTAATATGGGCGCATTGAGCTTAAAGTCAGGTGAAACGGCCGAGTCTTGGTGGCGCTGACTATCTCTGCAATCCGAATTGACCGATAATCGAACGAGTGACGGTAATCGCGCGAAGAGTGTGGCCTGTGGTGTTGATGGCTGCGGATTGTGAGTGGAAATTTTGGTTCTGCTATGAATGAATACGACCTGTTAGTCATCGGCTCCGGGCCCTCTGGGCAAAGGGCAGCGGTAGCGGCTGTGAAGCGCGGTAAACGTGTCGCCCTGATTGAAATGCGGGATGTCGTCGGCGGCGTGTGCATCAACACCGGGACGATTCCCAGCAAGACCATGCGCGAGGCGGTGCTGCATCTCTCCGGCTATAACTATCGGTCGGTTTACGGCATGAACTACCGGGTGAAGGAAAAGATCACCATGGCCGATCTCGCCTTCCGGGTGCAGCATGTCATCAAGACTGAGGTCGATGTCACCGAGGCGCAATTATCGAGAAATGGCGTAGAGGTGTTGACCGGCATCGCGAGCTTTGAGGATCCGACTCACGTCCGAGTGACCAGTTCCCGGGGCGCCAGCGTCTACGCGGCAGAAAATATTTTGATCGCTGTCGGCACCAAGCCTGCCGCCTCCGCCAAGGTGCCAATCAACGGGCGGACGATCATTGACAGCGACCAGATCCTCGACCTTCCCGAACTGCCAAAGACCCTGATCGTGGTCGGCGGGGGCGTCATTGGCGTTGAATACACCTGTATGTTTTCGGCCCTCGGGGTGCGCGTAACGCTGATTGAGAAGCGCCCTAAACTGCTCGAATTCGCCGATCAGGAGATCGTTGAAGCGCTCAGTTATCACCTGCGGGATACGCGCGTCACCATGCGCACCGGCGAGGAGGTCGAGAGTGTTGAGGAGATGCCGGATGGCTCGGTCGTCGCCAATCTCGAGAGTAAGAAACGCATCAGCGGGAATGCTCTGCTCTATGCCGTCGGCCGCCAGGGAAATGTGTCGGAGCTGAATCTACCGGCCGCCGGCATCGAGGCCGACAGTCGGGGGCGCATTCCGGTCGACAAGGATTTCAGGACAAAGCAGGCTCATATTTATGCGGTAGGCGACGTGATCGGCTTTCCCAGCCTCGCATCGGTATCTATGGAGCAGGGGCGCATCGCGGTCGCCCGCATGTTTAACGACGAATCCGTCCACACCAACCCGAGCGTCTATCCATACGGCATCTACACCATCCCTGAGATATCTTTCATCGGGAAGACCGAAGAACAGCTTACCGACGAAGACGTCCCTTACGAAGTGGGAGTCGCTTACTACCGGGAGATCGCCCGCGGCCAGATTCGCGGAGACACGACCGGGCGCCTGAAGCTGATCTTCCATCGTCAGAATAAGCAATTGCTCGGGGTGCATATCATTGGAGAAGGCGCCGCGGAACTCGTGCATATCGGGCAAGCGGTCATGACCCTGGGCGGCACAGTGGATTACTTCATCGAAACTGTGTTTAACTACCCAACGCTGGCCGAATGTTACAAAGCAGCAGCATTCAACGGCATCAACCGTCTCTCTAGATTCGAATAGCCGACCTCGACTGTGGCGGTCGGTTCCCCGGCGCTCTCTCCGGTTTGGCTGAAGGAACTGAAAGCCGTTGGGCGGCGAAGAAAGGTTTCATTATGGCGAGAACCATCGGAGTAGTGATGGCTGAGCGCGTGGTCACAGCCCTCATTGAGGACCACAAGATCGTTGGACAGGTCCACGAGTACCCCGAAGATGCCGAACAGTTCGACGGTCTGGTCGAAGTCCCCTCCGAGGATTTATGCGACATCATCTGTGACCAGATCGTCAAGCTCGTTCCGGAGGGATCGCACATTGACGCCATTGGCGTCGCCTTACCCGGCATCGTTCGCAATGGCATTATCGAGGACTCCCCCAATCTCGCCCAGCTGAAAGGCGCAAAGATATGCGCATGGATTCAGGAGACGCTCCAGGAGCGTGGACGCGATTACCCGGTCAACATCTTTAATGACGCGGATGCGGTCGCAGCGGGGCTTGCCGCTACCAGGGGGCAGCTCGATCGCCTTATTCGCGTTTGGACGATTGGCAATGGCATAGGTTTCGGCAGGTTTCCCTATGCCGAGGGCCCATGGGAGGGGGGACATACGGTCATCTCCCTCGATCTTAAGGAAAATTACTGTGGCTGCGGCGGCCGGGGACACCTTGAAGGCATCATGGGACACCGCGCCATGCGGCTACGCTTCATGGACATGGAACCCGACGAGGTCTTCGCTGCGGCAAAAAAAGGCGATAAGCGCTGCACCCAGTTTGTCGAGCTGTGGCATCGTGCGCTGGCCGCGGCAACCGCCACCCAGATCCACCTGGAGGGGCCGGGGCGCTTCTACTTCACCGGCCGGGATATCAGCCGGCTCGACCTGGTCCTGCTCAAAGAGTACCTCTGGGAAATGGTGAAAATGAGCCCGCTGCAGAGCTATACGCTCGAAGTGGTTCAGGAGAATGCGGAGCTCGCCATCATCGGCGCGGGAGAAGCCGCCGCCCATGTACGCATCGGAGATCGGTGAACCTCCTGACTCGTATGCGACTACCCGTATGCGACCATGGAGCAGCGGCGCATCTGGGAACTCGTGACAGACGCAACCCGACAGACGATCCAGGGTCACCAGGTTATCGATAACTCCGCTGGTAAGTCCGGCTGATCCGGTCATGCCATCCCAGCCGGTCATCGTCGAAGAAGGCCCATAAAATTCCGAGGCCTAGCGGGCTGGCGGAGAGCAAGAGCGCCCCAACCCGTTGACGCATTGCCTGGCGAGTGGGATTTTCATCATCGAAGGTGCACAAGGCGATCTTGGTATAGCGCATCCCCGGCGTATCGGACCCGAAACAGAAGAAGAGCAGCTGATAGAGGAGCCCGAAGCAGAAAAACGCAACGGCGGCGCCGATCATCGCTGGCTTTCCAGTCGGCGGATGAGTCGTGCAGGCGACAAAAACGAAGATGAACAGGAGAAATCCTGCAACCACCAGCAAAAGGTCAACCAAAGAGGCCATGAGCCGGTCTTCGAGCGACGCAGTCTGCAGCGGTAGCTCAAATGCGGACGCGGCCGGTCTCCTCTCCGCAACCGGCGGCGAGGAGCGATGTTCCTGCAATTGCTCGAAAAACCCTCCCGATCGAGGGGCGTCCCGAGAAGCGGCCGAATCAAGACGGATGGTTGACCAGCCCGGCAGCACCTGTTCGACCGCCGGTTGAGTGGAAATACTCTCCTGCTCCACCTCGAAAATCCTCAGCTGCGACTGCGAAGTCTCCCGATCGTACTCCTCGCGCAGTGGCCCTTCGGCTAGACGAGGACGCGCCTTGCGCGCAGCCACCAATTCGCGGGGGAACTCAAGCAATTTCGCGGGAAGAGGCTGAATTGGAGCTATCGGCTCTTCTCTCTCAAGTTCATCGAGCTGCTCCAGGACCGAAGGTTGATGGGTCGAATCCTGATGGATCGAATCCCGATGGATTGAGGCCGGATGGGTCGAGGCTTGATGCTCGGCAGCCATCTGCGAGTGCCGTTCGAATCTCCGCGCAGCGGTAAGGTCCTTGCTGGTCTGAGGAACATTGCCCGGACCGCTTTCGTAGAGCAGTTCCTCGTCTAGACCTTCCTGGGTCTCAAGGTTGAGACCGCTCAGGATCGCCTGCGCGGCGTCTCTCGCTTCTCCAGCCGCCACCGCTGCTGCCTCCGCGGCGCGAACCGCATTCCGCGCCTCCGCGGCGAGCATTTCACTGTAGCTGGGCGCCTGCGCATAACGCGCCGCAACCCGATCGGCAACGTTCTTTCCTCTCGGCCGAACGACAGGCTCGCTGGCCGCCACGGTTGTGCCCTCAATCGCTTCCATTCCAGGCAGTGGATGTTGAAGCGAGTGGTGTTTGTC includes these proteins:
- a CDS encoding cupin domain-containing protein — its product is MSESPNAQSSQKSAVFDIHAIAKAFPDEARTMLIDTRLTDEPEASARVFRVYTRVPAHYHATCDEYLLVVSGRARFFLGEMPGFELGPGQLVFFKKGTVHGTSEILEEPFVVFSVDTPRRDPRDVIFVNPQDGTPEEFIESQMLY
- a CDS encoding D-alanine--D-alanine ligase family protein — translated: MTTKHSGTIPKHSPKPRVGILFGGRSGEHEISLLSAASILKAIDRERYEVVPLGITKEGRWITAQNAEALLAGDAGALLLVSSANPDAPAPARVEATIQPTALSQSLHVDVIFPVLHGTFGEDGTIQGLFELADIAYVGSGVLGSAAAMDKDIMKQLFAAAGLPIPKHVGILRKEWKAAPRKVIKRAEDALKYPMFVKPANLGSSVGISKVHDRRELGPAIDLAATYDRKIVIEQGVGGAKGKARELEVAVLGNDEPLASVVGEIVPGKEFYDYEAKYLSEGSVPIIPAKLTRSESKQVRQMAIAAFRACDCSGLARVDFLMEPQAKSGKPPRIYVNEVNTMPGFTKISMYPKLWEASGIAYTQLIDRLIELALERRAEKDETKYSR
- the fabD gene encoding ACP S-malonyltransferase; translated protein: MIDKKLAFLFPGQGSQSVGMGHDLYENFPVARQTFEEADDVLGFSLSKLCFEGPEEELRLTENTQPAIFTVSVAAQRVLAEKGVTPSYAAGHSLGEYSANVAAGAITFADGVETVRERGRYMQEAVPAGKGAMAAILGMAADEVLKACVDASAETGEIVATANINSPSQIVVSGTTTAVERAIALAKERGARKAVLLAVSAPFHCPLMQPAQDRLAVLLKEMSFTAARIPVVVNVGAVFSTEAEALRDALIRQVTGAVRWVESMQLLIAEKPDLFLEVGPGKVLSGLVRQIDREQQHAHVQDAATLNHAIEMIAGA
- a CDS encoding DUF7010 family protein, encoding MTQTGKTAAAVSGRAIGVLFLAGFGSIWLLNGLTALHRLNAISLGAVVMILAVFAIPALRLLRMAGKRDAHAEATPEERQTRRVLLRVNATQGVAIIVSVWLLNAIHRGEFVAPVIAFIVGMHLFPLAELFNYAPYNVAGTLLVGWSTVAVTILPPELLSSIGALGTAIILLGSAAYTLMSASRAARATPSSPRLTHQTA
- the plsX gene encoding phosphate acyltransferase PlsX, encoding MSQPAWPKIALTDIVLDAMGSDKAPEPEVRGAILACREHAVRVHLVGPEAALRATLDDYLKGERLPIHVVNATERIGMDEKAAVAVRNKRDSSMRVGLKIVREKRAAGFLTAGNTGAAMATAKMVLGALPGVDRPALTAILPTSSGSPCVLLDVGANVECKPQNLEQFAVMGEMYSRSVLKIARPRVGLLSIGEEESKGNELTREAYGLLKQLPINFIGNVEGRDIYNGNADVIVCDGFVGNVALKTSEGLGRLVSEMLRESLTRTVTAQAGALLSRKALKEFKKRLDYREYGGAPLLGVRGVCIVGHGSSNDRAIMNGIRVAAEFAQAGINDRIEREFSQRPIDPPPANRFGLPLQ
- the rpmF gene encoding 50S ribosomal protein L32, with the protein product MANPKRRHSKARTSKRRAHDGLTAVGLSECPNCHERKLPHRACPKCGTYKGRDVLEVKEAS
- a CDS encoding YceD family protein, producing MLITVLALQKDPLEFNQTFEPGSIEYGFDIRQLDPLAVEGRADLIVEHRGPGQLVDDIRVRSSYKGRFEVLCARCLDPVEHPLVGQFDLLFRPTGADGDASEHSITTSETEIGYYQKDGVLLEDILREQVLLSLPAKTLCREDCKGLCPHCGRHLNSETCTCSETLTDPRWSALSNLRTRIRH
- a CDS encoding thiamine phosphate synthase, coding for MLLYAITDRNSLAGNCGECERILLSLAAQWSAGGVDYIQVREKDLPVAALISLAAGIVRACRQSGGSTQVFVNSRPDSAAGILAGSGANGVHLTGGLSAEQLAAAISLIRRSFAASTPVSVSCHSTEEVSAAASAGATLALFAPVFHKNIPGKGATCGVGLDLLAAACRAGHQGAAERALPVLALGGVTVENANQCAAAGAAGVASIRLFLGEGWRRLRETNP
- the sthA gene encoding Si-specific NAD(P)(+) transhydrogenase translates to MNEYDLLVIGSGPSGQRAAVAAVKRGKRVALIEMRDVVGGVCINTGTIPSKTMREAVLHLSGYNYRSVYGMNYRVKEKITMADLAFRVQHVIKTEVDVTEAQLSRNGVEVLTGIASFEDPTHVRVTSSRGASVYAAENILIAVGTKPAASAKVPINGRTIIDSDQILDLPELPKTLIVVGGGVIGVEYTCMFSALGVRVTLIEKRPKLLEFADQEIVEALSYHLRDTRVTMRTGEEVESVEEMPDGSVVANLESKKRISGNALLYAVGRQGNVSELNLPAAGIEADSRGRIPVDKDFRTKQAHIYAVGDVIGFPSLASVSMEQGRIAVARMFNDESVHTNPSVYPYGIYTIPEISFIGKTEEQLTDEDVPYEVGVAYYREIARGQIRGDTTGRLKLIFHRQNKQLLGVHIIGEGAAELVHIGQAVMTLGGTVDYFIETVFNYPTLAECYKAAAFNGINRLSRFE
- a CDS encoding ROK family protein, encoding MARTIGVVMAERVVTALIEDHKIVGQVHEYPEDAEQFDGLVEVPSEDLCDIICDQIVKLVPEGSHIDAIGVALPGIVRNGIIEDSPNLAQLKGAKICAWIQETLQERGRDYPVNIFNDADAVAAGLAATRGQLDRLIRVWTIGNGIGFGRFPYAEGPWEGGHTVISLDLKENYCGCGGRGHLEGIMGHRAMRLRFMDMEPDEVFAAAKKGDKRCTQFVELWHRALAAATATQIHLEGPGRFYFTGRDISRLDLVLLKEYLWEMVKMSPLQSYTLEVVQENAELAIIGAGEAAAHVRIGDR